In a genomic window of Luoshenia tenuis:
- a CDS encoding helix-turn-helix domain-containing protein, producing the protein MELAKNLARLRRAAGMTQAQAAEYLSRQGLAVTHKAVSKWEQGASRPDGLQLLYLCRLYGVRDLLAAFDGAGEKDLLSGLNATGRARAAEYIRLLRGDEAFALHPSAGGAARVRTLPLYDMPVSAGTGLFLDSDHYELLEAPNAPAEANFAVRVRGDSMQPRFVDGQVVFVRQQQTLEDGEIGIFLLNGDAFCKKFQQGEVCYLLSLNPQYAPIPIRPQDELRMIGRVVG; encoded by the coding sequence ATGGAATTAGCAAAAAATCTGGCCCGCCTGCGCCGTGCGGCGGGGATGACCCAGGCCCAGGCGGCGGAATACCTCAGCCGCCAAGGGCTGGCGGTGACGCACAAGGCGGTCTCGAAATGGGAGCAGGGCGCCAGCCGGCCCGATGGACTGCAGCTGCTCTATCTATGCCGGCTCTATGGCGTGCGGGATCTGTTGGCCGCCTTTGACGGCGCGGGGGAGAAAGACCTGCTCTCCGGGCTCAATGCCACGGGGCGCGCCCGCGCGGCTGAATATATCCGCCTGCTGCGCGGGGATGAGGCGTTTGCCTTGCATCCATCTGCCGGCGGCGCGGCGCGGGTGCGTACCCTGCCGCTATACGATATGCCGGTATCCGCCGGCACGGGCCTGTTTTTGGATAGCGACCATTACGAGCTGCTGGAGGCGCCTAATGCCCCGGCCGAGGCTAACTTTGCCGTGCGCGTGCGGGGGGACAGCATGCAGCCCCGCTTTGTGGACGGGCAGGTGGTGTTCGTGCGCCAGCAGCAGACCCTGGAGGATGGGGAGATCGGCATCTTTCTGCTCAACGGGGATGCGTTTTGTAAAAAATTCCAGCAGGGCGAGGTGTGCTATCTGCTCTCGCTCAACCCGCAATACGCGCCCATCCCCATCCGCCCGCAGGATGAGCTGCGCATGATCGGCCGGGTGGTCGGGTAA
- a CDS encoding SOS response-associated peptidase, with the protein MCGRYFIDAGDREWMRVLELLAQEDRQSPAFADMRTGEVYPTHIVPVLTAPDRAHLMQWGFTRFDGKGQVINARSETAGEKSMFRRPLSQGRCLIPASCYYEWRRLEGGGKQKYALSPQEPLYMAGLYRREQGAALPRFVIMTRDAAPEIAFIHDRMPVIFDKPAQQKWLERDVALDALLAQAENAIRFEPADGQTALF; encoded by the coding sequence ATGTGCGGAAGATATTTTATCGACGCGGGGGACCGCGAGTGGATGCGGGTGCTGGAGCTGCTGGCACAGGAGGACCGTCAATCGCCCGCCTTTGCGGATATGCGTACCGGGGAGGTCTATCCCACCCATATCGTGCCGGTGCTTACCGCGCCGGACCGGGCGCATTTGATGCAGTGGGGCTTTACCCGGTTTGACGGCAAGGGCCAGGTCATCAACGCCCGCAGCGAAACGGCGGGGGAAAAGAGCATGTTCCGCCGCCCGCTGTCCCAGGGGCGCTGCCTGATCCCGGCCAGCTGCTATTACGAGTGGCGCAGGCTGGAAGGCGGAGGCAAGCAAAAATATGCCCTTTCGCCCCAGGAGCCGCTCTATATGGCCGGGCTTTACCGGCGCGAGCAGGGCGCCGCCCTGCCCCGCTTTGTGATCATGACCCGGGATGCCGCACCGGAGATCGCCTTTATTCACGACCGGATGCCCGTGATCTTCGATAAGCCCGCCCAGCAGAAATGGCTGGAGCGGGATGTGGCGCTGGACGCGCTGCTGGCCCAGGCGGAAAACGCCATCCGCTTTGAACCGGCCGATGGACAGACGGCCCTGTTTTAA